In one Desulfomicrobium macestii genomic region, the following are encoded:
- the polA gene encoding DNA polymerase I has product MSLQTRLGLKTEPLFLIDGHAFIYRGFYAYPDFKRSDGFPTSAMYIVFKLVLKLLREENPSHLVFVTDGRAPTFRHELLPSYKANRPRMPEGLAAQLEPLKAGLRLLGIRVLEAEGGEADDCIASLAARFKEDRSVVIVGADKDLRQCLDENVVMWDPAQGKEKLITREGFVEETGLKPDQWADFQAMTGDAADNIPGIPKVGPKTAMGFLRRFPSLDELKKNFDRLTAKEQTLLAPHMEQVFVYRELTTLRTDMCMEYGLDDLAVGEVDGGALDFFKEYEFRSLLSEFQALARKNGRANTAGTQPEAAVKTDPVPDGDEKPGPARVEPRLVPSLEAMAGKDVGLYAEGEKWILGTDAEELLYMGAASDLCRALTGAHVFVTSYKGVLEQGRLDLSACAEVFDIELAAYLLSPEERNYTLERIRDGLGDEIDVHRENHGQAVLAVGRLLRARLAGSELLGLMQDLELPLTEVLVRMQKRGIRIDEARFQDFLSMVQTELDRLTQKIHEQAGEEFNIRSSQQLGEVLFSRLGLASKQKTPGGAQSTSSSVLEGLAGEHPIVADVLEFRMYEKLRSTYLEPMPRLADKNGRIHTTFNQLATATGRLSSSNPNLQNIPIRGVLGPRMRSCFVAAPGNRLVAADYSQVELRVLAHMSGDPTLTDAFAAGHDIHARTAGILFDKAEVSADERRKAKTINFGLLYGMGPQKLGRELGISLKEAKEFIAVYFSKLSRVREFYEEIEAGARSLGYVTTLAGRRRMLPGINSRNVNMAQQARRMAINTVVQGSAADIIKKAMLEVDKSPVIGELDASLILQIHDELLLEAPAAKAREVGQAVAGIMSSVYSLSVPLVVDWGVGEDWSAAHQ; this is encoded by the coding sequence ATGAGTTTGCAAACAAGGCTCGGACTCAAAACCGAGCCGCTTTTTTTGATCGACGGCCACGCCTTCATCTATCGCGGTTTTTACGCCTATCCCGATTTCAAGCGCTCCGACGGGTTTCCGACCAGCGCCATGTATATCGTCTTCAAGCTGGTCCTGAAACTCCTGCGCGAAGAGAACCCGTCCCACCTCGTTTTTGTCACCGACGGCCGTGCCCCCACCTTCAGACACGAGCTTCTGCCCTCCTACAAGGCCAATCGGCCCCGCATGCCCGAAGGGCTTGCCGCGCAGCTCGAACCCTTGAAGGCCGGACTCAGGCTTTTGGGCATTCGCGTGCTTGAAGCCGAAGGCGGAGAGGCCGACGATTGCATCGCCTCCCTGGCCGCCCGTTTCAAGGAAGACCGCAGCGTGGTCATTGTCGGCGCGGACAAGGATCTGCGGCAGTGCCTGGATGAGAACGTGGTCATGTGGGACCCCGCCCAGGGTAAGGAGAAGCTCATCACCCGCGAAGGCTTTGTGGAGGAGACGGGCCTCAAGCCGGACCAGTGGGCGGATTTTCAGGCCATGACCGGTGACGCGGCGGACAACATCCCCGGCATCCCGAAAGTGGGCCCGAAGACGGCCATGGGCTTTCTGCGGCGCTTTCCGAGCCTTGATGAGCTCAAGAAAAATTTCGACCGGCTCACGGCCAAGGAGCAGACCCTGCTCGCCCCGCACATGGAGCAGGTCTTCGTGTATCGGGAGCTGACCACCCTGCGCACGGACATGTGCATGGAGTACGGTCTTGACGATCTGGCCGTGGGCGAGGTTGACGGCGGGGCGCTGGATTTTTTCAAGGAATATGAGTTCCGCTCCCTGTTGTCGGAATTTCAGGCCCTGGCCCGCAAGAACGGGCGCGCCAATACGGCCGGTACCCAGCCGGAAGCGGCCGTCAAGACCGATCCGGTCCCGGACGGTGATGAAAAACCCGGCCCGGCGCGGGTTGAACCGCGTCTGGTTCCAAGTCTTGAGGCCATGGCCGGCAAGGACGTGGGCCTTTATGCCGAGGGCGAAAAATGGATTCTGGGCACGGATGCCGAAGAGCTCCTGTACATGGGCGCGGCCTCGGATCTGTGCCGTGCGCTGACCGGGGCGCATGTGTTCGTGACTTCCTACAAGGGCGTGCTCGAACAGGGCCGTCTTGATCTCTCGGCCTGCGCCGAAGTCTTCGACATAGAGCTTGCCGCATATCTTTTGAGCCCTGAAGAGCGCAATTACACCCTGGAGCGGATTCGCGACGGCCTGGGTGACGAGATCGACGTGCACCGTGAAAATCACGGACAGGCAGTGCTTGCCGTAGGCCGCCTGCTGCGTGCGCGGCTTGCCGGTTCGGAGCTGCTCGGACTCATGCAGGACCTTGAGCTGCCCCTGACCGAGGTGCTGGTGCGCATGCAGAAACGCGGCATCCGCATCGACGAGGCCAGATTCCAGGATTTTCTTTCCATGGTCCAGACCGAGCTGGATCGGCTGACGCAGAAAATTCATGAGCAGGCCGGAGAAGAGTTCAACATCCGCTCCAGCCAGCAATTGGGCGAGGTGCTTTTTTCAAGGCTGGGCCTGGCCAGCAAGCAGAAGACTCCGGGCGGGGCTCAATCCACGTCCAGCAGCGTGCTTGAAGGGTTGGCCGGGGAGCATCCCATCGTCGCCGACGTGCTTGAATTCAGGATGTACGAGAAGCTGCGCTCCACATATCTTGAGCCCATGCCCCGGCTGGCCGACAAGAACGGGCGCATCCACACCACCTTCAACCAGCTGGCCACGGCCACCGGCCGCCTTTCGAGCAGCAATCCCAACCTGCAGAACATACCCATCAGGGGAGTGCTCGGTCCGCGCATGCGCTCCTGTTTCGTGGCCGCGCCGGGAAACCGGCTTGTGGCCGCGGACTATTCGCAGGTCGAGCTCAGGGTGCTGGCGCACATGTCCGGGGATCCGACCCTCACGGACGCCTTTGCCGCCGGTCACGACATCCACGCCCGCACGGCCGGGATTCTCTTCGACAAGGCCGAGGTCAGCGCCGACGAGCGGCGCAAGGCCAAGACCATCAATTTCGGCCTGCTCTACGGCATGGGCCCGCAGAAGCTGGGGCGGGAGCTTGGCATCAGCCTGAAGGAGGCCAAGGAGTTCATCGCGGTCTACTTCAGCAAACTGTCCCGCGTGCGGGAGTTCTACGAGGAGATCGAGGCCGGGGCCAGATCTCTGGGCTATGTCACCACCCTGGCCGGGAGAAGGCGCATGCTGCCCGGGATCAATTCCCGCAACGTGAACATGGCGCAGCAGGCTAGGCGCATGGCCATCAACACCGTGGTCCAGGGCTCGGCGGCGGATATCATCAAAAAGGCCATGCTCGAAGTGGACAAGAGCCCGGTTATTGGCGAATTAGACGCGAGCCTGATCCTGCAGATTCACGACGAACTTCTGCTCGAAGCCCCGGCGGCAAAGGCCCGGGAAGTGGGCCAGGCCGTCGCCGGGATCATGTCCTCCGTGTACAGCCTCTCCGTGCCCCTCGTGGTTGATTGGGGCGTTGGCGAGGACTGGAGCGCGGCTCATCAATAA
- a CDS encoding DHH family phosphoesterase, which translates to MAYFRKLDPKLAKLQELLNKNERWLILINADPDALASAMALKRILAGRVEQVAIAHVNEITRPDNLAMIRLLRIATKKLNPLLLAQYDRFALVDSQPHHHPDFANIHFSVVIDHHPKVAGTPVEADFVEIVSEYGSNATIMTEYLYNLGLRPGKLLATALLYGIKTDTQSFEREFHDNDMKAFRYLSKFYNKPLLHKIIRSEFRLEWLKYFTQAFRKMRVTGKTITIFMGKVDSSDILVVLADFFLRVHGLSTTMISGISEDKLVVVFRGDGLRRDMGKFAKRLFGDVGSAGGHKSMARAEIPMEKLGCQHASQFVWERLHGGADVKKKKKELETAPNGAS; encoded by the coding sequence ATGGCCTATTTTCGAAAGCTGGATCCGAAGCTAGCCAAGCTTCAAGAATTGCTGAATAAAAATGAGCGCTGGCTGATCCTCATCAATGCCGATCCTGACGCCTTGGCTTCGGCCATGGCATTGAAGCGCATCCTCGCCGGTCGTGTGGAGCAGGTCGCCATCGCCCATGTCAACGAGATCACCAGGCCCGACAACCTGGCCATGATCCGTCTTTTGCGCATCGCGACCAAGAAGCTCAATCCGCTTCTTCTGGCCCAGTACGACCGCTTTGCGCTGGTCGATTCCCAGCCGCACCACCACCCGGATTTCGCGAACATCCATTTTTCCGTGGTCATCGACCATCATCCCAAGGTCGCGGGGACGCCCGTGGAAGCCGATTTCGTCGAGATCGTTTCCGAGTACGGTTCCAACGCGACCATCATGACCGAGTATCTCTACAATCTGGGCCTGCGTCCGGGGAAGCTGCTGGCCACCGCCCTTTTGTACGGGATCAAGACCGACACCCAGAGTTTCGAGCGCGAGTTTCATGACAACGACATGAAGGCTTTTCGCTATCTCTCGAAATTCTACAACAAACCCCTGCTGCACAAGATCATCCGCTCGGAATTCCGCCTGGAGTGGCTCAAGTACTTCACCCAGGCTTTCCGCAAGATGCGCGTCACCGGCAAGACCATCACCATTTTCATGGGCAAGGTCGATTCTTCCGACATCCTGGTCGTCCTGGCCGATTTTTTCCTGCGCGTGCACGGGCTGTCTACGACCATGATCAGCGGCATCAGCGAGGACAAGCTCGTTGTCGTGTTTCGTGGTGACGGCCTGCGCCGTGACATGGGCAAGTTCGCCAAGCGCCTTTTCGGCGACGTGGGTTCGGCCGGAGGACACAAGTCCATGGCCCGGGCCGAGATTCCCATGGAGAAGCTGGGCTGTCAGCATGCCAGCCAGTTTGTGTGGGAGCGCCTGCATGGCGGAGCGGATGTGAAGAAAAAGAAGAAAGAGCTGGAGACAGCACCGAACGGGGCCTCGTAA
- a CDS encoding bifunctional adenosylcobinamide kinase/adenosylcobinamide-phosphate guanylyltransferase, whose translation MIDLILGGNKSGKSDFGLELLCRGPRPWTLVATGKSRDLAFRRQIITHRLSRDAEIAVQEVDTDLAGALGALAPLGGSVLVDSLDFWMFSLAGQSREDARRKRDDFFARLQFHEGGNLILVSTEMGLGPLAFDGEIRAFARDLGQLNREIASVSTSVYLVVAGLAQKLK comes from the coding sequence ATGATTGATCTGATCCTTGGCGGGAACAAGTCCGGCAAATCCGATTTCGGACTTGAGCTGTTGTGCCGGGGGCCGCGCCCCTGGACGCTTGTGGCCACGGGGAAATCCCGGGACCTTGCCTTTCGGCGGCAGATCATTACCCATCGTCTGAGCCGGGATGCGGAAATAGCGGTACAGGAAGTGGACACCGACCTGGCAGGCGCGCTTGGAGCCCTGGCCCCCCTTGGCGGCAGTGTCCTGGTGGACAGTCTTGATTTCTGGATGTTTTCGCTGGCGGGCCAAAGCCGGGAAGACGCCAGGCGCAAGAGAGATGATTTTTTTGCCCGCCTTCAGTTCCACGAAGGCGGAAATCTGATTTTAGTCTCGACTGAAATGGGGCTTGGGCCTCTTGCATTCGATGGCGAAATACGGGCATTTGCCCGTGATCTGGGCCAACTCAACCGTGAAATTGCCAGTGTCAGTACAAGTGTGTATCTGGTCGTTGCCGGGTTGGCCCAAAAACTCAAGTGA
- the cbiR gene encoding cobamide remodeling phosphodiesterase CbiR — protein MRFRLAAPSCVIPDRVGPNCRALSSMVGEVALMLLETRGCLEYDELDLPADLPGLGLGYHAHLPLDLPWKDGPAAVGDVIFALEQKIAFLRPRGYVLHPPEPGDLSGLLRHRPGLSSRLWLENTRERDLCELWDEIGALGLGVCLDVGHMVSYGQERVMDLPGFFERVRILHIYGGESERGHAGLGQLPDPNLLRDILLRLKGDETLVVEIFSLEELGRSLNLLRSWLLGWGMHHD, from the coding sequence ATGCGATTTCGACTGGCCGCCCCATCCTGCGTCATTCCCGACCGGGTCGGGCCCAATTGCCGGGCACTTTCTTCCATGGTGGGGGAGGTCGCGCTCATGCTTCTTGAGACTCGCGGTTGCCTGGAGTACGATGAGCTTGATCTGCCCGCGGATCTGCCAGGGCTTGGCCTTGGCTATCATGCCCATCTGCCCCTCGACCTGCCCTGGAAGGACGGTCCGGCCGCCGTCGGCGACGTCATTTTCGCTCTTGAGCAAAAAATTGCCTTTCTGCGCCCACGCGGTTATGTGCTCCATCCTCCTGAGCCCGGGGACCTTTCCGGACTGCTGCGGCACAGGCCCGGCCTGTCTTCCAGGCTCTGGCTGGAAAACACGCGCGAGAGGGATCTTTGCGAGCTCTGGGACGAGATAGGCGCCCTTGGGCTTGGAGTCTGTCTGGATGTGGGGCACATGGTCAGTTACGGGCAGGAAAGAGTGATGGACCTGCCAGGATTTTTCGAGCGCGTGCGCATTCTCCACATTTACGGCGGAGAATCGGAGCGCGGACATGCGGGCCTTGGGCAGTTGCCCGATCCGAACCTGTTGCGCGATATCCTGTTACGCCTGAAGGGGGATGAAACGCTGGTGGTTGAAATCTTTTCCCTTGAAGAGCTCGGGCGTTCCCTGAATCTGCTTCGGTCCTGGCTGCTTGGGTGGGGCATGCATCATGATTGA